Proteins encoded in a region of the Panicum hallii strain FIL2 chromosome 3, PHallii_v3.1, whole genome shotgun sequence genome:
- the LOC112888165 gene encoding uncharacterized protein LOC112888165 gives MGPARARLVLFAAVALLFTGLPPQALGKAGGGGAVNPQVAGICSKTPFPEVCKSTAGRHATKYPVIDNLAVLNMQVDAFSKRTAQARKHVTKSSRTIPPAQAQALTFCDTMYMNTQDTIGAAQRAITFKDTGTAKIMLQLAVQDFDSCDRPFTQAGVPNPMGKFDKELNQMANNCMTLANMI, from the coding sequence ATGGGGCCAGCCCGCGCACGGCTCGTCCTCTTCGCCGCCGTGGCATTGCTGTTTACCGGCCTCCCCCCGCAGGCGTTAGGGAAggcaggtggtggtggtgccgtCAACCCGCAGGTCGCCGGCATCTGCTCTAAAACCCCGTTCCCGGAAGTGTGCAAGTCCACAGCCGGGCGGCATGCGACCAAATATCCGGTCATCGACAACCTGGCCGTGCTTAACATGCAGGTAGACGCGTTCTCCAAGCGCACTGCGCAGGCCCGGAAGCACGTCACCAAGTCGTCCCGCACTATCCCACCGGCGCAGGCGCAGGCCCTTACATTCTGCGACACCATGTACATGAACACCCAGGACACCATCGGTGCAGCGCAGCGGGCAATCACGTTCAAGGACACGGGCACCGCGAAGATCATGCTGCAGCTCGCCGTCCAGGATTTCGATTCGTGCGACCGGCCGTTCACTCAGGCCGGTGTCCCCAACCCCATGGGGAAGTTCGATAAGGAGCTAAACCAGATGGCCAATAACTGCATGACGCTTGCAAACATGATCTGA